One Hordeum vulgare subsp. vulgare chromosome 4H, MorexV3_pseudomolecules_assembly, whole genome shotgun sequence DNA window includes the following coding sequences:
- the LOC123450993 gene encoding transcription factor bHLH25-like translates to MDDYSALFMEWAMDTLEQEHPDPVVIVNGDCGEAAFPSLQALREQRLVLEELITGTNPASSGSSGETTDGSVGCGGNFSSPAAMEHDVWPPSPPTSARRAPRLSMKAGGTSLPVTSWNFCAASALPASDDGTLDSGSAGPAVPEMVYGSQPTRRAAARSPTGTGPVSSGPPYAQDHIMAERKRREKINQRFIELSTVIPGLKKMDKATILSDATRHVKELQEKIKALEAATGRSSRSIETVVLVKKPRNAAVSDQNGSPSSASSGAPASRNRLPEIEVRFSENGVMVRIQCDDVKGVVVRVLSVVEQGLHLSVTHANVMPFTPCTVIITITAKVDEGFTVTAEEIIGRLNYALEQHTSCTSTEEK, encoded by the exons ATGGACGACTACTCTGCCCTGTTCATGGAATGGGCCATGGACACGCTGGAGCAGGAGCACCCAGACCCAGTGGTGATCGTCAACGGCGACTGCGGCGAGGCAGCCTTCCCCTCGCTTCAGGCGCTCCGTGAACAGCGTCTTGTCTTGGAAGAGCTGATTACGGGAACCAATCCGGCAAGCAGCGGCAGCTCCGGCGAAACCACAGACGGCAGCGTAGGCTGTGGTGGGAATTTCTCGTCCCCGGCGGCCATGGAGCACGACGTCTGGCCCCCGTCCCCGCCGACCTCGGCCAGGCGCGCTCCAAGACTTTCCATGAAAGCTGGGGGCACCAGCCTTCCCGTGACGAGCTGGAATTTCTGCGCCGCTTCCGCGCTGCCGGCCAGTGACGACGGCACACTGGACAGCGGCAGCGCCGGGCCTGCCGTCCCGGAGATGGTGTACGGGTCCCAGCCGACGAGGAGGGCCGCCGCAAGGAGCCCCACCGGCACCGGCCCCGTGTCGTCGGGGCCGCCGTACGCGCAGGACCATATCATGGCGGAGCGGAAGCGCCGGGAGAAGATTAACCAGCGCTTCATCGAGCTCTCCACCGTCATCCCCGGCCTCAAGAAGATGGACAAGGCGACGATCCTTTCCGACGCGACGAGGCACGTCAAGGAGCTGCAGGAGAAGATCAAGGCCCTCGAGGCAGCCACCGGCCGCAGCAGCAGGAGCATCGAGACCGTGGTGCTCGTCAAGAAACCGCGCAACGCCGCCGTTTCAGACCAGAACGGCTCGCCCTCGTCGGCGTCGTCGGGTGCGCCGGCTTCGAGGAACCGGTTGCCGGAGATCGAGGTGCGGTTCTCGGAGAACGGCGTCATGGTGAGGATCCAGTGCGACGACGTCAAGGGGGTGGTGGTCAGGGTGCTGTCGGTGGTGGAACAAGGGCTCCACCTCAGCGTCACCCACGCCAATGTCATGCCATTCACGCCCTGCACTGTGATCATAACCATCACAGCCAAG GTGGATGAGGGCTTCACCGTTACAGCAGAGGAGATCATAGGAAGACTCAACTATGCACTGGAACAGCATACCAGCTGCACTTCTACCGAAGAAAAATGA